From the Maioricimonas rarisocia genome, one window contains:
- a CDS encoding NCS2 family permease encodes MSAQYPLFVKRDLDGFFGLFIDNLVQLLAILFLCSTFCGMQGEDSRYLFQFILPGAALSILAGNVFYAWQAHRLAKKEGRSDVTALPYGINTPSLIVYVFFVMGPVYAQTQSVEAAWQMGLIACFGSGVIEVLGAFVAGWIRKWTPRAALLSTLAGIAIGFISMTFALEIYQKPFVGLLPMALIFVALFSRIRFPGGLPGGFVAVLAGTVVAWLMTLLGNLWPAAPDWLVYGALDPSRPAAGLQSAGWRLPVWSGNILMDLLQDPSSWGGFLSVIVPMGLFNVIGSLQNIESAEASGDSYPTAPSMLANGIGTIVAALFGSCFPTTIYIGHPGWKGLGARAGYSTLNGIVIVLLSLGGLIGFVAAVIPMEAGAAIVLWIGIIITAQAFSATPDHHGPAVAVGLFPAIAAWGATVMLGTFNEAGGKSVQELLAGPTPAAVAAEGDSNPPADETPEDETVPAAPPSGNPEAKVNGFLINGLLLMERGYIFTCMILAAIAACLLDRRFHAAAVWSLIAAVMTWLGVMHAYQLSGNILDFLFRFAGAGEGWYVFRANGIAINYLLWAIAFLGFGGYFRRHPQAESAGH; translated from the coding sequence ATGAGCGCGCAATACCCCCTGTTCGTGAAGCGGGACCTGGACGGATTCTTCGGACTGTTCATCGACAACCTGGTCCAACTGCTGGCGATCCTGTTTCTGTGCAGCACGTTCTGCGGCATGCAGGGGGAGGACAGCCGCTACCTGTTTCAGTTCATACTGCCCGGGGCCGCGCTGAGCATTCTGGCCGGCAACGTTTTCTACGCCTGGCAGGCGCACCGATTGGCGAAGAAGGAAGGCCGCAGCGACGTCACCGCTTTGCCGTACGGCATCAACACCCCGTCGCTGATCGTCTACGTCTTCTTCGTGATGGGGCCGGTCTATGCGCAGACGCAGAGTGTCGAAGCGGCCTGGCAGATGGGGCTGATTGCCTGCTTTGGCAGTGGTGTCATCGAAGTGCTGGGGGCGTTCGTTGCCGGCTGGATCCGCAAGTGGACGCCGCGGGCGGCATTGCTGTCGACACTGGCTGGCATCGCGATCGGCTTCATCTCGATGACGTTCGCGCTGGAGATCTACCAGAAGCCGTTCGTCGGCCTGCTGCCGATGGCGCTGATCTTCGTTGCCCTGTTTTCGCGGATCCGTTTTCCCGGCGGTCTTCCCGGAGGCTTTGTCGCGGTGCTCGCGGGAACGGTCGTGGCGTGGCTGATGACGCTGCTCGGCAATCTCTGGCCAGCTGCACCAGACTGGCTGGTGTACGGTGCTCTCGATCCGTCCCGTCCGGCCGCCGGACTGCAGTCGGCCGGCTGGAGACTGCCGGTCTGGTCAGGCAACATTCTGATGGATCTGCTGCAGGATCCCTCGTCGTGGGGTGGATTCCTCTCGGTGATCGTGCCGATGGGGCTGTTCAACGTGATCGGCAGTCTGCAGAACATCGAGTCGGCCGAGGCGAGTGGTGACAGCTATCCGACGGCGCCCTCGATGCTGGCGAACGGCATCGGCACGATCGTGGCCGCGTTGTTCGGCAGCTGCTTTCCGACGACGATCTACATCGGTCATCCCGGCTGGAAGGGGTTGGGAGCACGGGCCGGGTATTCGACGCTCAACGGGATCGTCATCGTCCTGCTGAGTCTCGGCGGACTGATCGGCTTTGTGGCGGCGGTCATCCCGATGGAGGCCGGAGCGGCGATCGTGCTGTGGATCGGCATCATCATCACCGCGCAGGCATTCTCGGCGACTCCCGACCATCACGGGCCAGCCGTTGCCGTCGGACTGTTCCCGGCCATTGCCGCGTGGGGAGCGACCGTGATGCTGGGCACCTTCAACGAGGCGGGTGGCAAATCGGTGCAGGAACTTCTTGCCGGCCCTACACCGGCCGCCGTCGCCGCCGAAGGGGATTCCAACCCGCCAGCTGACGAGACACCCGAGGATGAGACGGTGCCGGCTGCTCCGCCGTCAGGCAATCCGGAAGCGAAGGTGAACGGTTTTCTGATCAACGGACTGCTGCTGATGGAGCGGGGGTACATCTTCACCTGCATGATCCTGGCGGCGATCGCGGCCTGCCTGCTGGATCGCAGATTCCATGCGGCGGCGGTCTGGTCACTGATCGCGGCGGTGATGACCTGGCTGGGCGTAATGCACGCCTACCAGCTCTCCGGGAACATTCTCGACTTCCTGTTCCGTTTCGCCGGGGCCGGGGAGGGCTGGTACGTATTTCGAGCCAATGGGATTGCGATCAACTACCTGCTGTGGGCGATCGCATTCCTTGGGTTCGGCGGCTACTTCCGTCGTCACCCCCAGGCCGAGTCGGCCGGTCATTGA